One genomic window of Cricetulus griseus strain 17A/GY chromosome 3, alternate assembly CriGri-PICRH-1.0, whole genome shotgun sequence includes the following:
- the LOC100754842 gene encoding olfactory receptor 10A5, whose product MSMSMAAGNWSRVTEFVLMSFSSLPTEIQTLLFLAFLAIYLLTLLGNSLIILVTLADPMLQSPMYFFLRNLSILEIGFNLVIVPKMLGTLIAQDTIGCAIQMYFFFFFGVAECFLLATMAYDRYVAICSPLHYPVIMNQETRAKLAAASWFPGFPVATVQTTWLISFPFCATNKVNHFFCDSPPVLRLVCADTARFEVYAIVGTILVVMIPCLLILCSYTRIAASILKIPSAKGKRKAFSTCSSHLLVVSLFYVSSSLTYFRPKSNNSPESKKLLSLSYTVVTPMLNPIIYSLRNNEVKNALSRTFHKVLAFRNHIT is encoded by the coding sequence ATGTCCATGTCCATGGCTGCAGGAAACTGGTCAAGAGTAACTGAGTTTGTCCTCATGAGCTTCTCTTCCCTGCCTACTGAAATACAGACCTTACTCTTCCTGGCATTTCTAGCCATCTACCTGCTCACTCTGCTGGGAAACAGCCTCATCATTCTGGTGACCTTGGCTGACCCTATGCTGCAAAGCccaatgtacttcttcctcaggAACTTGTCCATCTTAGAGATTGGTTTTAACCTGGTCATTGTGCCCAAAATGTTGGGAACCCTGATTGCTCAAGACACAATTGGCTGTGCCATTCAgatgtatttcttcttcttctttggagTGGCTGAATGCTTCCTTCTGGCCACTATGGCATATGACCGCTATGTAGCCATCTGCAGTCCCTTGCATTACCCAGTCATCATGAACCAAGAGACACGGGCCAAACTGGCTGCTGCCTCCTGGTTTCCAGGATTCCCTGTAGCCACTGTGCAGACCACATGGCTCATCAGTTTTCCATTCTGTGCCACCAACAAGGTGAACCACTTCTTCTGTGACAGCCCACCTGTGCTGAGGCTGGTCTGTGCAGACACAGCACGGTTTGAGGTCTATGCCATTGTAGGCACCATTCTGGTCGTCATGATACCCTGCCTGCTGATCCTGTGTTCCTACACTCGCATTGCTGCTTCCATCCTTAAGATTCCATCGGCTAAAGGGAAGCGCAAAGCTTTCTCCACCTGCTCCTCACATCTTCTCGTTGTCTCTCTTTTCTATGTGTCTTCAAGCCTCACTTACTTTAGGCCTAAATCAAATAATTCCCCTGAAAGTAAGAAATTGTTGTCATTGTCCTATACTGTTGTGACTCCCATGTTGAACCCCATCATCTATAGTTTGAGAAATAATGAGGTGAAGAATGCTCTCAGCCGGACCTTCCACAAGGTCCTGGCCTTCAGAAACCATATCACATAA